The Halopelagius longus genome has a segment encoding these proteins:
- a CDS encoding glycosyltransferase family 2 protein produces the protein MSAATSSRVDELPAQYREMVGSSTERPLSAAPSASVVIVTYGTPRAVLRETLDALDEQTADDFEVIVVDNGVRFDLDELVERTERVSALVHLDGNYGVTVARNVGAEVAASDLLIFLDDDGIPDGDFVAAHRAAHDDGAVAVRGRVLPRSDSLYNRLQTWYDLGDERVPFTLNIEGNASIRRAAFREVSGFDESLSGRAGHEGIELTYRLLTSGYDREDIVYDPRPVIYHDYATDVRSYLRKRAAGRRRRRLLAATRPEVSKLAREYSKPTSSRSDRARGDRFALVCLDAMVRLTLAFTSLRKKVNLPGGRAGGGRA, from the coding sequence ATGTCGGCTGCTACTTCGTCTCGCGTCGACGAACTCCCGGCGCAGTACCGCGAGATGGTCGGCAGTTCGACCGAGCGTCCCCTGTCCGCAGCACCCTCCGCGAGCGTCGTCATCGTCACCTACGGGACGCCGCGGGCGGTGCTTCGAGAGACGCTCGACGCCCTCGACGAACAGACGGCGGACGACTTCGAGGTGATCGTCGTCGACAACGGCGTCCGGTTCGACCTCGACGAACTCGTCGAACGGACCGAACGAGTGAGCGCCCTCGTCCACCTCGACGGCAACTACGGCGTCACGGTGGCTCGGAACGTCGGTGCCGAGGTGGCGGCCTCCGACCTCCTGATCTTCCTCGACGACGACGGCATCCCGGACGGCGACTTCGTCGCCGCGCACCGCGCCGCACACGACGACGGGGCGGTGGCCGTCCGCGGCCGGGTCCTCCCGCGGAGCGACTCGCTGTACAACCGCCTGCAGACGTGGTACGACCTCGGCGACGAGCGGGTTCCCTTCACGCTGAACATCGAGGGCAACGCCTCGATCCGACGCGCGGCTTTCCGGGAGGTCAGCGGGTTCGACGAGTCGCTCTCCGGGCGGGCGGGCCACGAGGGAATCGAACTGACGTACCGACTGCTCACAAGCGGCTACGACCGCGAGGATATCGTCTACGACCCCCGTCCGGTCATCTACCACGATTACGCGACGGACGTGCGGTCGTACCTCCGAAAGCGCGCCGCCGGACGGCGGCGTCGGCGACTGCTGGCGGCGACCCGCCCCGAGGTGTCCAAACTGGCGAGGGAGTACTCGAAACCGACCTCGTCGCGCTCAGACCGGGCACGAGGCGACCGGTTCGCGCTCGTCTGTCTGGACGCGATGGTCCGACTGACGCTCGCGTTCACGTCGCTCCGAAAGAAGGTGAATCTCCCCGGCGGCCGCGCGGGCGGCGGCAGAGCGTAA
- a CDS encoding DUF1616 domain-containing protein — MSRKGLAADAIVTLALVAGTAFVVSSGIGGPLQVVAGAVLVLFLPGYAVSTLVFPATESGRSPSDVMSRRGNAGWQLGGGSGPKRAGLPFLERLAFGFGLSVAFVPVFAWTLDVGMLEYQRPAIIGIATGTAAVATILGAVRRARTPDGTRYVVPFAHGVAGVRDAFDGSNGNRAVNAALAVAILLAVGAVTFSLAAPADGSEFTQVSILTEQENGNLTAGGYPEQFTSGTSSEMVLLVENYEHERTKYTAVVQLQRVEDGQVVEREELNRESQTLYPGQSWQYGHRVTPTMEGQDLRLVYLVYRGDAPADAREETAYRSVNIWFDVVPVGNGNGANGSSQAATDGTTQTATETATQTEP, encoded by the coding sequence GTGAGTCGGAAGGGACTCGCGGCGGACGCGATTGTGACCCTCGCCCTCGTCGCGGGGACCGCCTTCGTCGTCAGTTCGGGCATCGGCGGTCCGTTGCAGGTGGTCGCCGGCGCGGTTCTCGTGCTGTTCCTTCCGGGGTACGCGGTTTCGACGCTCGTGTTTCCGGCCACGGAGTCCGGCCGGTCTCCGTCCGACGTGATGTCGAGACGCGGGAACGCCGGGTGGCAACTCGGCGGCGGCAGCGGACCGAAACGCGCGGGGCTTCCGTTCCTCGAACGCCTCGCGTTCGGGTTCGGACTCAGCGTCGCGTTCGTCCCCGTGTTCGCGTGGACGCTCGACGTCGGGATGTTGGAGTACCAGCGACCGGCGATTATCGGCATCGCGACCGGAACGGCCGCCGTGGCGACGATTCTCGGCGCCGTTCGGCGCGCCAGAACCCCCGACGGGACGCGGTACGTCGTTCCGTTCGCTCACGGAGTCGCCGGCGTCCGAGACGCGTTCGACGGATCGAACGGAAACCGAGCCGTGAACGCCGCTCTCGCGGTGGCGATACTCCTCGCGGTCGGGGCGGTGACGTTCAGTCTCGCCGCGCCCGCCGACGGGTCGGAGTTCACGCAGGTGTCGATTCTCACCGAACAGGAGAACGGGAACCTCACCGCCGGCGGGTACCCCGAGCAGTTCACCAGCGGAACGTCCTCGGAGATGGTTCTGCTGGTGGAGAACTACGAACACGAGCGGACGAAGTACACCGCCGTGGTCCAACTTCAGCGCGTCGAGGACGGCCAAGTCGTCGAGCGCGAGGAGCTGAATCGGGAGTCTCAGACGCTCTACCCCGGCCAATCGTGGCAGTACGGGCACCGGGTGACGCCGACGATGGAGGGGCAGGACCTCCGACTCGTCTACCTCGTCTACCGCGGTGACGCGCCGGCCGACGCGCGCGAGGAGACGGCGTACCGTTCGGTCAACATCTGGTTCGACGTGGTTCCGGTCGGCAACGGAAACGGGGCGAACGGCAGTAGCCAAGCCGCGACGGACGGGACGACGCAGACTGCGACCGAAACGGCGACGCAGACCGAGCCGTAA
- a CDS encoding glycosyltransferase family 4 protein encodes MRATDIMLVGPAGKPTGGIAQYIREQRERLGDGVSVRVYDVAVADTDSPSAFVRAVLHAMWQALCFPFRRPPDVLHVHSSHWYSFFQSSLYVLYAAVVWRVPVILHVHGSSFDSFVQSDSRLLRWYQSLVFDHCANVIVLSEYWRDVVGPRVGQEKTTVLPNAVDPDEYDPTYGARPPHVVFVSNHIERKGIREFVDAVEQLSARGEEFRVTIAGSGPLSHLSEDLAERHPEVTYEGYVSEERKRELLGEGSVFVLPTHAENLPIALLEAMAGGNALLSTTVGAIPSLIDDNGVLVSPGDPDSLAASLSDLVNDPERVDEMGRKSRERVEEEYSWPVTVERLEALYRGLKQCETN; translated from the coding sequence ATGCGGGCAACAGATATCATGCTGGTCGGACCGGCGGGGAAACCGACCGGTGGCATCGCACAGTACATCCGCGAGCAACGGGAGCGTCTCGGCGACGGCGTCTCCGTCAGAGTGTACGACGTGGCCGTCGCCGACACCGACTCCCCCTCGGCGTTCGTCCGCGCGGTGTTGCACGCGATGTGGCAGGCGCTCTGCTTTCCCTTCCGGCGGCCGCCGGACGTGCTCCACGTTCACTCCAGCCACTGGTACTCGTTCTTCCAGTCGAGTCTATACGTGCTCTACGCCGCCGTCGTCTGGCGCGTCCCGGTCATCCTCCACGTCCACGGGTCGTCGTTCGACAGCTTCGTCCAGTCGGACTCGCGCCTCCTCCGGTGGTACCAGTCTCTCGTCTTCGACCACTGCGCGAACGTCATCGTCCTCTCCGAGTACTGGCGCGACGTAGTGGGGCCGCGCGTCGGGCAGGAGAAGACGACGGTGCTCCCGAACGCGGTGGACCCCGACGAGTACGACCCGACGTACGGCGCGCGCCCGCCGCACGTCGTCTTCGTCTCGAACCACATCGAGCGGAAGGGCATCCGCGAGTTCGTCGACGCCGTCGAGCAACTGTCCGCGCGCGGCGAGGAGTTCCGCGTCACCATCGCCGGGTCCGGACCCCTCTCTCACCTCTCGGAGGACCTCGCGGAGCGACACCCCGAGGTGACCTACGAGGGGTACGTCAGCGAGGAGCGAAAGCGCGAACTCCTCGGCGAGGGGTCGGTGTTCGTCCTCCCGACGCACGCCGAGAACCTGCCCATCGCGCTCCTTGAGGCGATGGCGGGCGGGAACGCCCTGCTCTCGACGACGGTCGGTGCGATTCCGAGTCTGATTGACGACAACGGCGTTCTCGTCTCGCCGGGCGACCCCGATTCGCTCGCCGCGAGTCTCTCGGACCTGGTGAACGACCCCGAGCGGGTGGACGAGATGGGACGGAAAAGCCGCGAGCGAGTCGAGGAGGAGTACTCGTGGCCCGTCACCGTCGAACGCCTCGAAGCGCTCTACCGCGGCTTGAAACAGTGCGAAACGAACTGA
- a CDS encoding glycosyltransferase family 2 protein, whose protein sequence is MDATSEYAPEVSVVIPTYGRPDYLPDAVESVAAQTYSNVELVVVDDHSPEPVEPVLEDLSLDGLSWRCLRHEENRGANAARRTGIEATDGEIVAFLDDDDYWEPRLVERYLEAFDAGGSEVGVVAAGVQIVDADGEQIGSVVPEYAGDVTERLLRGTLQAATFSRFAVRREVFDDAGYPDERLPSLQDREWHIRLSQHARYASVPEALVVRRVTDHGQITDNFEKKRDESVPLIVEKHESLAASYGEDCRREFLSNFDRTLGFSALRNGYYRDSVRHLLRSIRRDPTQVSAYGYLALAIGGPFTYGSARRAKQWLSGRVSV, encoded by the coding sequence ATGGACGCGACATCCGAGTACGCCCCCGAAGTGAGCGTGGTCATCCCGACGTACGGCCGGCCGGACTACCTCCCCGACGCCGTCGAGAGCGTCGCGGCGCAGACGTACTCGAACGTCGAACTCGTCGTCGTGGACGACCACTCGCCCGAACCGGTCGAACCGGTCCTCGAGGACCTGTCGCTCGACGGCCTCTCGTGGCGGTGTCTCCGCCACGAGGAGAACCGGGGCGCGAACGCCGCCCGTCGAACCGGCATCGAAGCCACGGACGGCGAGATAGTCGCCTTCCTCGACGACGACGACTACTGGGAACCGAGACTCGTCGAGCGATACCTCGAGGCGTTCGACGCGGGCGGTTCCGAGGTGGGCGTCGTCGCCGCCGGCGTGCAAATCGTGGACGCCGACGGCGAACAGATCGGCAGCGTCGTTCCCGAGTACGCCGGCGACGTGACCGAACGACTCCTCCGCGGAACCCTCCAAGCGGCGACGTTCTCCCGATTTGCGGTCCGCCGCGAGGTTTTCGACGACGCGGGCTACCCCGACGAACGACTGCCGAGTCTGCAGGACCGCGAGTGGCACATCCGCCTCTCGCAACACGCCCGCTACGCCTCAGTGCCCGAGGCGTTGGTCGTCCGGCGCGTCACCGACCACGGCCAGATAACCGACAACTTCGAGAAGAAACGCGACGAGTCCGTCCCCCTCATCGTCGAGAAACACGAGTCGCTCGCGGCGTCGTACGGCGAGGACTGCCGCCGGGAGTTCCTCTCCAACTTCGACCGCACGCTCGGGTTCTCGGCGCTCAGAAACGGCTACTACCGCGACTCGGTTCGACACCTCCTCCGGTCGATTCGGCGCGACCCGACGCAGGTGTCCGCGTACGGCTATCTGGCGTTGGCCATCGGCGGTCCGTTCACCTACGGGTCGGCGCGCCGCGCGAAGCAGTGGCTCTCCGGGCGAGTCTCGGTCTGA